In Macadamia integrifolia cultivar HAES 741 chromosome 13, SCU_Mint_v3, whole genome shotgun sequence, one DNA window encodes the following:
- the LOC122059953 gene encoding transcription factor MYB1-like: protein MGRVSRFRKGSWTEEEDKLLRRCVEMYGEGKWRHIPARAGLNRCRKSCRLRWLNYLHPDIKRGDFAVDEVDLIIRLHRLLGNRWTLIAGRIPGRTANDVKNFWNSHLSKKLTPEHKLTSSFTHKLHDPVSIATNSRWSRGNSESSSGDQQPQGEEEDEDEEQEGEEGEEEKEANSSFWKNLLLEGEEMESNSTNLAVVENKEMVVREDDDLFGGVDEWLQDMDMELWGALGGSSGH, encoded by the exons ATGGGTCGTGTAAGTAGATTTAGAAAAGGGTCttggactgaagaagaagataagctaCTCAGAAGATGCGTAGAGATGTATGGAGAAGGGAAATGGAGGCACATCCCTGCAAGGGCAG GCCTAAATCGATGTCGCAAAAGTTGCAGGTTGAGATGGTTGAACTATCTCCACCCGGACATCAAGCGAGGTGACTTTGCAGTTGATGAGGTTGACCTCATCATCAGGCTCCATAGGCTGTTGGGCAACCg GTGGACTCTAATTGCAGGAAGAATTCCTGGAAGAACAGCCAATGATGTCAAGAACTTCTGGAACTCTCACTTGAGCAAGAAGCTTACACCAGAGCACAAGCTCACATCAAGTTTTACACACAAGCTCCATGATCCTGTTAGCATCGCCACGAATTCCCGGTGGTCGAGGGGGAACTCGGAGTCTTCTTCAGGTGACCAACAAccacaaggagaagaagaagacgaagacgaagaacaagaaggagaagaaggagaagaggagaaggaagcaAACTCATCTTTTTGGAAGAACCTGTTattagaaggagaagagatggaGTCAAACTCAACAAACTTGGCAGTTGTTGAAAACAAGGAGATGGTTGTGAGAGAGGATGATGACTTGTTTGGAGGGGTTGATGAATGGCTTCAAGATATGGACATGGAATTGTGGGGTGCGTTAGGTGGCAGTAGTGGCCATTAA